Genomic window (Bradyrhizobium sp. 186):
TGGTCGTCCTCGGACATCTCGTGGTTCTTTTCGAGCTTCTTGAGAACGTCGAGGCCGTCGCGGCGGACATGGCGCGCGGCGACCTTGGCGGCTTCCGCGTATTTGTGCGCGACCTTGACTAGTTCCTTACGCCGCTCCTCGTTGAGCTCGGGAATGCGCAGGCGCAGCACCTGGCCTTCTGTCGCGGGCGACAGGCCGAGATTGGAATCGACGATCGCCTTCTCGACCGGCTTGACCATCGCCTTGTCCCAGACCTGGACCGAGATCAGCCGCGGTTCCGGCACGCTGACGGTGGCGAGCTGGTTGAGCGGCATGTGGCTGCCGTAAGCCTCGACCTGGACCGGGTCCAGCATCGATGCCGACGCGCGTCCCGTGCGCAAGCCACCGAGCTCGTGCTTGAGAGACTGGGTGGCGCCCTGCATACGGCGCTTCAATTCGTTGATGTCGAAATTACCCGTGGACATCTCGCTTCTCCTTCAAAATCCCGGCCGAACTCCCGGCCAAAATTCCAGCGACGTCTCCGCGCCCCTTCTTTTGAGGCGCGACCGATGAGCCGTCAGCCGGCGACGATGGTTCCGTGGCCGCCGCCACGCAGAATCGCGCCGATCGAACCCGGCTCCGCGATCGAGAACACGATGATAGGCAGCGACGTCTCGCGGGCAAGCGCGAAGGCGGTCGCATCCATCACCTTGTAGTCCCCTTCGATGGCCTGCGAATGCGTCAGCCGGTCGAACCGCTTGGCGGTCGGATCCTTCTTCGGGTCGGCCGAGTAGACGCCGTCGACATTGGTCGCCTTCAGAACCGCCTGTGCGCCGATCTCGGCGGCGCGCAGCACCGCGGTCGTGTCGGTGGTGAAGAACGGATTGCCGGTCCCACCACCGAGCAGCACGATTCGACCCTCGGCGAGGTATTTGTGTGCGGCGGCGCGGGTGAACAGCTCGGAAATCTCGGGCATGACGAAGGCCGACAGCGTGCGCGCCGGCGTGCCCTTGCGCTCGATCGCCGACTCCAGCGCGAGGCAGTTCATCATGGTGGCGAGCATGCCCATGGTGTCGCCGGTCGGACGCGACACGCCGCGGGACGAGACCTCGACGCCGCGCACGATATTGCCGCCGCCGATCACGACGGCGACCTCGGTCCCGAGATGACGCGCGGCGATCAGATCGTCCGCGACCCGGTCGACGGTCGGCTGATCGATGCCAAAACCCTGCTGTCCCGCGAGATATTCGCCGGACAGCTTGATCACGACGCGACGATAGACCGGATCAGTCATGAGCACTTTTCCTTGTCCGGGCGCCGCTTCCGGCGGCACGCCGGAAGGAACGTTCCGGCGCTTACTTCTTGCCGCTGGCGGCGGCGACTTCGGCCGCGAAGTCGCTTTCCTGCTTCTCGATTCCCTCACCAAGAGCATAGCGCACGAAGCCCGCGATTTTCACGGGACCGCCAACCTTGCCCTCGGCCTCCTTCACCGCCTGCGCCACCGACTTGCCGGTGTCGTGGATGAAGGCCTGCTCAAGCAGGCAGACTTCCTTGTAGTAGGTCTTCAGGCCGGACTCGACGATCTTTTCGATCACGTTCTCGGGCTTGCCCTGCTGGCGGTACTTGTCGGCGAGCACGTCCTTTTCGCGCTTGACGGTCGCCGGATCGAGGCCGGACGGCTCGAGCGCGAGCGGGTTGGCGGCCGCGACATGCATCGCGATCTGACGGCCGAGCGTTGCGAGCTCGTCGGTCTTGCCGGGCGATTCCAGCGCCACGATCACGCCCATCTTGCCGGCGCCTTCGACGACCGCGCCGTGGACGTAGCTCGACACAACGCCCTGGCTCACTTCGAGCGAAGCAGCGCGGCGCAGCGTCATGTTCTCGCCGATGGTCGCGATCGCGTCATTGATCGCGGCTTCCACCGTGACGTCGCCGACCTTGGTGGCCTTGATCTTCTCGACATCTGCACCGACGTCGAACGCAACCTGGGCGATCATCTTGACCAGGCCCTGGAACTGGCCGTTGCGCGCGACGAAATCGGTCTCGGAGTTGACCTCGACCACGACGCCCTTGGTGCCCTTGGTCAGCGCACCGATCAAGCCCTCGGCCGCGACCCGGCCCGACTTCTTGGCGGCCTTCGACAGGCCCTTCTTGCGCAGCCAGTCCTGCGCCGCTTCCATGTCGCCACTGGTCTCGGTGAGCGCAGCCTTGCAGTCCATCATGCCCGCGCCGGTCGACTCGCGCAGGTCCTTGACCATCGCCGCTGTGATCGTAGCCATCGTTGAAAATCCTTTTTGCCTGCCGGTTTGCCGCGGCGTGGCATCGAAGCGCCCGCCGCGGTCCATCTCAGGAATTCGCGTCAACTGAAATGGTGGCCGGATCTTATCCGGCCAACCCGTCGCTCTTTTTGACTATTCCGCTTCCGCGGTCAGCGCCTTGGCCTTGGCTACCCAGGCGTCCGCGCGGCTGGGCAGACCGACCTCTTCGCCGATCTTGTGCGCGGTGTCGTGATTGAGCTCGGCGAGCTGCCAGAAGTGGAAGATGCCGAGGTCGTTGAACTTCTTCTCGATTTCGCCCGACACGCCCGGGAGCTTCTTGAGATCGTCGACGGTGCCGCGCGGACCGGCGAGGCCCTGGAAGCCGCTCGTCGTCGCCGGAAGCTCTTCAGCCACCGGCCGAACCGAAGCGCCGACGTCGACACCGGAATCGCCCTGGGCGCGCCCGATGCCGTCGATCGCCGCGCGCGCGATCAGGTCGCAATACAGCGCGATCGCGCGGCCGGCGTCGTCATTGCCCGGCACCACATAGGTGATGCCCTTCGGGTCCGAATTGGTGTCGACGATCGCAGCGACCGGGATGTTGAGCCGCTGGGCTTCCTGGATCGCGATGTCTTCCTTGTTGGTGTCGATCACGAAGATCAGGTCGGGCAGACCGCCCATGTCCTTGATGCCGCCGAGCGAGCGGTCGAGCTTGTCGCGCTCGCGCTGAAGCGTCAGGCGCTCCTTCTTGGTGTAGGAGCTGGCATCGCCGCCGGACAGCACGTCGTCGAGGTGACGCAGGCGCTTGATCGAGCCGGAGATCGTCTTCCAGTTGGTCAGCGTGCCGCCGAGCCAGCGCGAATTGACGAAATACTGCGCGCAGCGCTTGGCCGCGTCGGCAACGCCGTCCTGCGCCTGGCGCTTGGTGCCGACGAACAGGATGCGGCCGCCCTTGGCGACGGTGTCGCTGACCGCCTGCAAGGCGTGATGCAGCAACGGCACGGTCTGGGCGAGGTCGACGATGTGGATGTTGTTGCGGGCCCCGAAAATGAACGGCGCCATTTTCGGATTCCAGCGGTGAGACTGGTGACCAAAGTGCACGCCGGCTTCGAGCAGCTGACGCATAGTGAATTCGGGTAGTGCCATCGTTATAATTCTCCGGTTGGTTCCTCCGGAAGCGTGTGAGCAAAACGGAGCGTTGTCGCCCCGGCTGCCACCGGACGGCCTTGTGAGCCATGCTTCCGTGTGAGATGGCGCGCTGTATAGCGCGATTTCGGCCAGAAGCAAGGAAATAAGGGCCTTTCGAGGGCATTTTCACTGCCCTGCTCCAGGCCCTTTTCCCGTGGTTTTACGCCACCCGCTCTAGCACTTCGGCTGGTTGGGTGGGCATTTCTTGGCCGCGGCCGGCGGCGCAGCGGGGCGTGGCGGCGGGGCGGCCGGACGCGGCGGCGGGGCGACCGCGACCCGTGGCGGCGGAGGCGGCGGAGCCGGCCTTGCCACTGGCGGCGGCGCCGGCCGGGCGGCCGCAACCGGCGGCGGTGCCGGGCGGGGTGGCGGCGGAGCAGCCATCCGCGGCGGCGGTGGCGGAGCTGCTCGCGGTGGCGCCGGCGCAGGGCGTGCCGTGACCTGCGGACGCGGCGGCGGAGCCGCGGCTCGCGGCGGTTCGGGCCTCATCTGCTGCCGGGCGACCGGCGGCGGTGGCGGCGGAGCCGCCGGTTTGACCGAGGTCGCGGCCGGCCTGGCGGTCGCAGACGCCGGAGGCGGCACGACGGCGTGGCCCGGTCCGGGCGGCCTTCCCGGGGCCGGCGGCGTTGCGGTGGCTGGCGCCGCAGCGGTTGGCGCCGGCGCACTTGGCCCAGGCTTGCCACCAGGAGCTTGGCCGCCAGGAGCGTGGCCACCAGGCGTTTGGGCCGCGGACGGCAGCGGACCGGTCCGACCGGGCACCGGCGGCGTTCCATGGGCACCGGGAACCGGAAGTGCATGCGCGTTGGGCTGCCCCGGCGCTGGAGCTGCGGCGGGCGCGTTGGCGTGCGCCGGCGGAACATTGGCCGCAGGTGCGGTTGCCGTCGCGGCCGGCTTGCCATTCGGAGCTGCGGCCGATGGTGGCCCTGCCCCCGGAGGCACCGGCGGCGTACCGGGCGCCGGCAGTGTGTTGGCCTGCGGCAGCTTCTGTGGGCCGGACATCGCCGCGCCGGGCGCGACGCCCGCCGGGGTCGCGGGAGGCGTCCCGGGCCTCGCCGTCGCATTGATCGCGGCGCTCGGCGGCATCGGCGCCTTGCCTTGCTGGATCAGGGCAGCGCGCTGCGCGACCGCCTGTGGCACGGCTGGACCTGCCGGGTTGGCGCGGCCGGCGACCGCGGGTGCCAGATTGCCCGGTCCGGGGCCCGTCCCCGCCGGCGGTGCCAGCGGCCGATTGATCACGGTGTTGATGACCGTGGTGTTGTGGATGTTCTGGTAGATGATGTTGTTGGGCGGCGGTGCGACATAGACTGGCGGCCTGACGAACGCCGGGATCGGCACGAACATCGGCTGCGGCAGGATAAACAAGCCGTCCACAGGCAGCGGCGGCGACAGCACGACGAAATCCGGCGGCGGCGGCGGCAAATAGTAGACCGGCGGCGGCGGCGGCGGCGCGAAGCCGAACACGGGATCGCCGAACAGAAGCACGGGACGGTCGACATAGACGATCTCCTCCGGCGGCGGCGGCGGCACGTCGTAGTCGATCATCGCAAAGCTCGGCGGCGGCTCGACCGGCGCGGTCAGGATCGCGAGGCGCCGGTGCGCGTCGGCCGCATGCGGCCCGCGCGGATAGCGGCGCAGATACGACCAATAGGCCTCCGGCGTGTCGTTCCGATAGGTCCGCCGCCAGGTGATCGCCTCGCGCCGCGCCGCAACGATCGCCATGACGCGCTTCGACAGGGGATCATTCGGATAGGCGGCGAGAAACTCTTCGTAGACCGGCAGCGTGTCGCGCTCGAGCGCGGCCGCATAGGCATCTTGCGCGCCGAGATCGCGGATCGGCTTGTTGCGGATCGCGGCGACCTGATCCGGCGTGGACTGCGGCGGCGGCGCATCGGGCCCGCGCTCGAAGAATGAGAATTGCGCGCTGATCTTCTGCTCGTCCCAGGGCACCTGCGCGCCCTTGCTGGCTTCGTTGACGCGCAGGCGAACGCGGTCGAACACCTCCGGCAGCGACAGGCCGCCGGTGCGGATCATCTCCGCCAGCGACTGGGCGTAGATGCCATAGGGGCCGGGCTCCTCAGGCGCGACGGTGCCGGGCGCCGCGTTGAAGGCGATCAGCATATTCGGATCAGGCTCGACCAGCGCCAGCCCGCTTGCGATCTGCTGGCCGCCCTCGATGAAGGGCTGCGCGCGCGCCGCGTCGAGCACCACGATGTTGGCCTTGAGCGGAATGGCGGCGAGTTGGCGGAGATAGTCGCTGAGGCGCAAGGCTTCGGTCGGAACGTCGGTGTCGCGCGTGATGTTGGAATCGACCGGGATGAAATAGTTCTCGCCGGCGAGCTGGACGCCATATCCGGCCAGATAGATCATCGCGACGGTGCCCGGGCCGGAGGCGTGCGCCTTCTGGATGAAATCGCGAAAACTCTTGCGCAGCGTGTCGCCGTCGAGATCGCGCGCGCCGACCACGTCGAAGCCCGCCGCCTGCAGCGTCTGCGCGATCAGGCCGGCGTCGTTCGCGGTCGTCGCCAGCGGCGACTTGGCATAGGCGCCGTTGCCGACAACGAGCGCGATGCGTTTTTCCTGCTGCTGCGCCCGCGCCGGATCGAGCGCGCCCGCAGCAAAGAACAGGATCGGCAGAAGGAAGCAGATGAAGGCCTTGTGTGTCCCACGCATGGCTTGCTTGCCCGCTATTGTTGAGTGTTGAGAGCCAACGCGCATGAGACGCGCGGCCGGCTGAACGGCGCTTGAACGAAAAGCTTGGATTGAGGCGGCGGAATGGCGCCCACTCAGACGTCAGCTCCGCGTAACCTTTACGGCCGCGAAACGGCGGGCATCTCGGCAGATCCTTCAGCCATCAGGCCGTTCAGCCCTGCGCGATCAGATCGACCGTCCCCGTCGTAAGCCGGTAAATGCCGCCCACGACCTTCAGCTTGCCCTGCTCCACGGCAGCATTGAGGATCGGCGCGGCCGACTTCAGTTTCGCAACGTTGTCGATCACGTTTTGCCGGATCGCCTTGTCGAGCACCTCCCCGCCCTGCTGC
Coding sequences:
- the frr gene encoding ribosome recycling factor; the protein is MSTGNFDINELKRRMQGATQSLKHELGGLRTGRASASMLDPVQVEAYGSHMPLNQLATVSVPEPRLISVQVWDKAMVKPVEKAIVDSNLGLSPATEGQVLRLRIPELNEERRKELVKVAHKYAEAAKVAARHVRRDGLDVLKKLEKNHEMSEDDQERLAGDVQKATDSTIAEIDQLLAAKEKEILTV
- the pyrH gene encoding UMP kinase is translated as MTDPVYRRVVIKLSGEYLAGQQGFGIDQPTVDRVADDLIAARHLGTEVAVVIGGGNIVRGVEVSSRGVSRPTGDTMGMLATMMNCLALESAIERKGTPARTLSAFVMPEISELFTRAAAHKYLAEGRIVLLGGGTGNPFFTTDTTAVLRAAEIGAQAVLKATNVDGVYSADPKKDPTAKRFDRLTHSQAIEGDYKVMDATAFALARETSLPIIVFSIAEPGSIGAILRGGGHGTIVAG
- the tsf gene encoding translation elongation factor Ts; this encodes MATITAAMVKDLRESTGAGMMDCKAALTETSGDMEAAQDWLRKKGLSKAAKKSGRVAAEGLIGALTKGTKGVVVEVNSETDFVARNGQFQGLVKMIAQVAFDVGADVEKIKATKVGDVTVEAAINDAIATIGENMTLRRAASLEVSQGVVSSYVHGAVVEGAGKMGVIVALESPGKTDELATLGRQIAMHVAAANPLALEPSGLDPATVKREKDVLADKYRQQGKPENVIEKIVESGLKTYYKEVCLLEQAFIHDTGKSVAQAVKEAEGKVGGPVKIAGFVRYALGEGIEKQESDFAAEVAAASGKK
- a CDS encoding 30S ribosomal protein S2, whose amino-acid sequence is MALPEFTMRQLLEAGVHFGHQSHRWNPKMAPFIFGARNNIHIVDLAQTVPLLHHALQAVSDTVAKGGRILFVGTKRQAQDGVADAAKRCAQYFVNSRWLGGTLTNWKTISGSIKRLRHLDDVLSGGDASSYTKKERLTLQRERDKLDRSLGGIKDMGGLPDLIFVIDTNKEDIAIQEAQRLNIPVAAIVDTNSDPKGITYVVPGNDDAGRAIALYCDLIARAAIDGIGRAQGDSGVDVGASVRPVAEELPATTSGFQGLAGPRGTVDDLKKLPGVSGEIEKKFNDLGIFHFWQLAELNHDTAHKIGEEVGLPSRADAWVAKAKALTAEAE
- a CDS encoding caspase family protein is translated as MRGTHKAFICFLLPILFFAAGALDPARAQQQEKRIALVVGNGAYAKSPLATTANDAGLIAQTLQAAGFDVVGARDLDGDTLRKSFRDFIQKAHASGPGTVAMIYLAGYGVQLAGENYFIPVDSNITRDTDVPTEALRLSDYLRQLAAIPLKANIVVLDAARAQPFIEGGQQIASGLALVEPDPNMLIAFNAAPGTVAPEEPGPYGIYAQSLAEMIRTGGLSLPEVFDRVRLRVNEASKGAQVPWDEQKISAQFSFFERGPDAPPPQSTPDQVAAIRNKPIRDLGAQDAYAAALERDTLPVYEEFLAAYPNDPLSKRVMAIVAARREAITWRRTYRNDTPEAYWSYLRRYPRGPHAADAHRRLAILTAPVEPPPSFAMIDYDVPPPPPEEIVYVDRPVLLFGDPVFGFAPPPPPPVYYLPPPPPDFVVLSPPLPVDGLFILPQPMFVPIPAFVRPPVYVAPPPNNIIYQNIHNTTVINTVINRPLAPPAGTGPGPGNLAPAVAGRANPAGPAVPQAVAQRAALIQQGKAPMPPSAAINATARPGTPPATPAGVAPGAAMSGPQKLPQANTLPAPGTPPVPPGAGPPSAAAPNGKPAATATAPAANVPPAHANAPAAAPAPGQPNAHALPVPGAHGTPPVPGRTGPLPSAAQTPGGHAPGGQAPGGKPGPSAPAPTAAAPATATPPAPGRPPGPGHAVVPPPASATARPAATSVKPAAPPPPPPVARQQMRPEPPRAAAPPPRPQVTARPAPAPPRAAPPPPPRMAAPPPPRPAPPPVAAARPAPPPVARPAPPPPPPRVAVAPPPRPAAPPPRPAAPPAAAKKCPPNQPKC